In Acaryochloris marina S15, the genomic window TTCTCATCAGACTGCCTCCCTGACTGGAGCAGCTTCTAACTGCATCACGGGCGCTGCATGTTGTCGCCACACCAAATACAGATCGATAAACCTTTGCTGCTGGGAGGCAGATAAATGATGCTGGGTAAATGTAGCTTTGATTTCTTTGCGAACTGGAGCGAGGATATCAGCCTTCGCCTGACACAACTCAGCTAAGTAGTCGCCCCAGAACAATGAACCTCCCCCACCGATATACACCCGCTTGGAATTCATAAAGTCGGTATCCGCTTCCAAGTCATCACTTAGGTCTGCCCACACTAGATCCTTAGCTTCCTTGAGTGCAGCTAGCTTAACCAGACGTTCGTCTTCACTGAGAATTGCAGATAAGCCCCCCTCTCCCCATTTCATCGCCTCCTCATACAACAGCTTTGCCCCCGTCAGTTCATTGCTGAAGGCAAACGGGAAGTTCCGCAAAATCTTGATGGTTCCGTACCCCGTCCAGGTATAAGCATTGGGCACCACATTCGCTTGCTCATCCTTGAGGTTGATAATCGTCACATCCTGATGACCAAACATCAAAATTGAGCAGGGGTACACATTTGCATAGTTGGCAAACCCAGACCCTTCTGGATGAACTTGAACCCGGACTGGATTGCAGCGGACGGTGTTGATGCCATATCTGAAACTGCGGATTTGCCGAAAGATCAGCTCCTCCGTTTCTCGGTAGTAAGGCGCTTCATTTGAGGGCAGCATCAGATCAATCTCGACATCCAATGGCCGATCACATTCACTCAGGAACTGGCCCACAATCGACAGCACCTTAGCCACAGCATGGTGCTTTTTAACCCGATTCACCTTAGTTCGGCGTACCGCTTCCTCGGCATACTCCCCCACAAGCCAATAGTTTCCATCAAAAGATAGGTGAGATCCTTGCCGATTGTTTACCAAGTTCAGCGATTCGTAGTAGCTAGCGGTGACTTTGCGG contains:
- a CDS encoding ParM/StbA family protein, yielding MNANAKFGIDTGTSGTKVLAQITYPGKVGTEDLILQSSAIRKVTASYYESLNLVNNRQGSHLSFDGNYWLVGEYAEEAVRRTKVNRVKKHHAVAKVLSIVGQFLSECDRPLDVEIDLMLPSNEAPYYRETEELIFRQIRSFRYGINTVRCNPVRVQVHPEGSGFANYANVYPCSILMFGHQDVTIINLKDEQANVVPNAYTWTGYGTIKILRNFPFAFSNELTGAKLLYEEAMKWGEGGLSAILSEDERLVKLAALKEAKDLVWADLSDDLEADTDFMNSKRVYIGGGGSLFWGDYLAELCQAKADILAPVRKEIKATFTQHHLSASQQQRFIDLYLVWRQHAAPVMQLEAAPVREAV